Proteins encoded within one genomic window of Hermetia illucens chromosome 2, iHerIll2.2.curated.20191125, whole genome shotgun sequence:
- the LOC119650151 gene encoding uncharacterized protein LOC119650151 → MKAILILVAYVSLAAGQFIIQPVPLVYQRSQVPQEVSLAHRAVVENALRESQLPPEYLNKFYKNPKIAEALAKESWFTDKEMPVFDRVAEKIPRERIFKIFKGAGWIRRR, encoded by the coding sequence ATGAAAGCCATACTCATCCTAGTCGCCTACGTCAGCTTGGCCGCAGGACAGTTTATTATCCAACCCGTGCCACTCGTGTACCAACGTAGTCAAGTACCGCAGGAAGTGTCTCTGGCCCACCGTGCTGTTGTGGAAAATGCTTTAAGAGAATCACAGTTGCCACCGGAATATCTAAATAAGTTTTACAAAAACCCGAAAATTGCCGAAGCACTGGCCAAAGAGTCCTGGTTCACGGATAAGGAGATGCCCGTTTTCGATCGCGTTGCAGAAAAAATCCCACGAGAaagaatattcaaaattttcaaaggtGCCGGATGGATTCGGCGAAGATAA
- the LOC119649365 gene encoding uncharacterized protein LOC119649365 isoform X1, with protein MLKSTIILAVAISQLLELATSENGYSRDVPSNQLQYPGTQFSGYQYGNEEDLMVGSVPGIPGRDYPTYAFPPDTSFRCQDQRFPGYYADPEARCQVFHICQTGNRKDSFLCPNGTLFNQEFLVCDWWNHVDCARAREFYSINEVIQRAMEEATQRLLYEAAQRAREQYESGYNYRNPLLNGANGYYADRDQGTGSNQIAPNRQYLPSN; from the exons ATGCTTAAAAGTACAATTATATTAGCAGTTGCAATTTCACAACTGCTAGAATTGGCAACGTCAGAGAATGGTTACTCAAGAGATGTTCCATCAAACCAATTACAGTACCCAGGAACACAGTTTTCCGGCTACCAATATGGTAATGAAGAGGACCTCATGGTGGGAAGTGTACcag GTATTCCTGGGAGAGATTACCCCACCTACGCATTCCCACCCGATACATCCTTTCGATGCCAGGACCAACGTTTTCCAGGATATTACGCCGATCCAGAAGCACGCTGCCAAGTATTTCATATTTGTCAAACTGGTAATCGAAAGGACTCTTTTCTATGCCCTAATGGAACACTTTTCAATCAGGAGTTTTTAGTTTGCGACTGGTGGAACCACGTAGATTGCGCAAGAGCTAGAGAATTTTATTCGATTAATGAAGTTATTCAGAGGGCGATGGAGGAGGCGACTCAACGACTACTTTATGAAGCTGCACAAAGAGCCAGAGAACAATATGAATCTGGCTACAACTATAGGAACCCTCTCTTAAATGGAGCAAATGGGTATTATGCGGATCGAGATCAAGGCACTGGTTCTAATCAAATAGCGCCGAATAGGCAGTACTTGCCTTCAAATTAG
- the LOC119649365 gene encoding uncharacterized protein LOC119649365 isoform X2: MLKSTIILAVAISQLLELATSENGYSRDVPSNQLQYPGTQFSGYQYGNEEDLMVGSVPGIPGRDYPTYAFPPDTSFRCQDQRFPGYYADPEARCQVFHICQTVCDWWNHVDCARAREFYSINEVIQRAMEEATQRLLYEAAQRAREQYESGYNYRNPLLNGANGYYADRDQGTGSNQIAPNRQYLPSN, translated from the exons ATGCTTAAAAGTACAATTATATTAGCAGTTGCAATTTCACAACTGCTAGAATTGGCAACGTCAGAGAATGGTTACTCAAGAGATGTTCCATCAAACCAATTACAGTACCCAGGAACACAGTTTTCCGGCTACCAATATGGTAATGAAGAGGACCTCATGGTGGGAAGTGTACcag GTATTCCTGGGAGAGATTACCCCACCTACGCATTCCCACCCGATACATCCTTTCGATGCCAGGACCAACGTTTTCCAGGATATTACGCCGATCCAGAAGCACGCTGCCAAGTATTTCATATTTGTCAAACTG TTTGCGACTGGTGGAACCACGTAGATTGCGCAAGAGCTAGAGAATTTTATTCGATTAATGAAGTTATTCAGAGGGCGATGGAGGAGGCGACTCAACGACTACTTTATGAAGCTGCACAAAGAGCCAGAGAACAATATGAATCTGGCTACAACTATAGGAACCCTCTCTTAAATGGAGCAAATGGGTATTATGCGGATCGAGATCAAGGCACTGGTTCTAATCAAATAGCGCCGAATAGGCAGTACTTGCCTTCAAATTAG